In Macadamia integrifolia cultivar HAES 741 chromosome 5, SCU_Mint_v3, whole genome shotgun sequence, a single window of DNA contains:
- the LOC122080232 gene encoding photosystem I reaction center subunit V, chloroplastic-like has translation MASTTLFSTSAPSSFVQKHHHHNHVPSHQYFQGLRPIKTTDASLLGLSKKEATAQPSSSSLAGSSGRKSSKSYKRGICRAELNPSLVISLSTGLSLFLGRFVFFNFQRENVAKQGLPEQNGMTHFEAGDTRAKEYVSLLKSNDPVGFNIVDVLSWGSIGHIVAYYILATSSNGYDPKFFD, from the coding sequence ATGGCGTCCACCACCTTGTTCTCCACCTCAGCGCCATCGTCCTTCGTCCAgaaacaccaccaccacaaccatGTCCCATCTCATCAATATTTCCAGGGGCTGAGGCCCATAAAGACCACGGATGCGTCTCTCCTGGGACTGAGCAAGAAGGAGGCGACAGCCCAACCGAGTTCGTCATCCTTGGCCGGCAGCAGTGGCCGTAAGAGTTCGAAATCATACAAGAGAGGGATATGCAGAGCGGAGCTGAACCCGTCGTTGGTGATAAGCCTAAGCACGGGGCTGTCGCTGTTCCTGGGGAGGTTTGTGTTCTTCAACTTCCAGAGGGAGAACGTGGCGAAACAGGGGCTTCCAGAACAGAATGGGATGACCCACTTCGAGGCAGGGGACACCAGGGCCAAGGAGTATGTGAGCCTCCTCAAATCTAACGATCCCGTCGGCTTCAACATCGTCGACGTCCTCTCTTGGGGCTCCATCGGCCACATCGTTGCCTACTACATCCTCGCTACTTCCAGTAACGGATATGACCCCAAGTTCTTCGATTGA